Below is a genomic region from Acidobacteriota bacterium.
CTGGCGCGAGCCCTCTCGGAATTTGAACCGCGGGAAGGCCAGCGCGACATGGCGGCGGCGGTCGCGCGCGTATTCGCGCGGGGCGGGGTGCTGCTGGCCGAAGCTGGCACGGGCACCGGCAAGACGCTGGCCTATCTGGTTCCGGCCATTCTCGCCCGCCAGCGCGTCCTGATCTCGACCGGCACGAAGAACCTCCAGGAACAGATCTTTTTCAAGGATCTGCCCATCCTGCGCGAAGCCCTGCGTCTGCCCTTTTCGGCCGTCTACATGAAGGGGCGCGGCAACTACCTGTGCCTTCATCGATTCGCCGCGTGGCGTGATGACGTCGAGGCAGGTTCGCCAGCCGATCGTCTCTATCTCAGGCTGGTGGACGACTGGGCGGCCACCACCGAGACCGGCGATCGCGCCGAGATTCAGGACCTCCCGGAAGATGTCGCCTTCTGGAACGAAATTGCCGCCACGGTAGAGAACTGCGTCGGCACGCAGTGCCCCGAGCGCGACGAGTGTTTCGTCACGCTGATGCGGCAGCGCGCCGCCGAGTCGGACGTGGTGATCGTCAATCACCACCTGATGTGCGCCGATGCCGCGGTGCGCCAGAACGCGCACGGCGAGGTGATCCCGGACTGTCCGCTGGCTGTCATCGACGAAGCCCACAACCTGGAGGATGTGGCGACACAGTACTTCGGGTTCTCCGTCAGCAACTACCGCCTGGACGAGCTGACCCGGGATCTTGAGCGACTGCTCGCCTCCCGCCAGATTGCCGACGGAGAAGGCCAGCTTGGGCGAGCCCTGAACCGAATTGACGACCACGCCCGGCTGTTCTTCTCGGCACTCGGACTGGCCAGGCACGACTATCCGCCCCTGGCCGATGCCTTCACCGCTGGCGGTGGCGAAGACCGTGCGAGAGTTTCGCCGGATCTGCTCGAGCCCGTGCGGGAGCCAGGGCGGCACCTCCTCGACGCGCTCACGGGCCTCGAGGCCACCGTTGCGCTCGCGCGCGACTCGTCCGAAGACCTGCGCGCCATCGGCCGCCGCGCCGCTGAGTTGCGTGACGAACTCCGCTTCCTGCTCGACGCCAACGACCGCGACTACGTCTTCCACCTCGAGTTTCGCGGTCGCGGCCAGTTTCTCCGTGCCTCGCCGATTGACGTCTCCACGCTGGTCCGTCACCTGCTGCTCGATCGGTTTGCGGCCACGGTGCTCACCTCAGCCACGTTGACGGTCGAAGGCGCGTTCACCTACGTTCGCTCCCGCCTCGGGGTGGAGCGCGCCGAAGAACTCCAGCTGCCTTCGGAATTCAACTACCGCGAGCAGGCGATTCTTTATCTGCCGCCCCGGATGCCGTCTCCGAAGACGCGGGAGTTCGCCCAGGCGGCCGCCCGCGAAGTGGTCGGCATCCTGACGCGCACGCAGGGTCGGGCATTCGTGCTGTTCACCAGTTACGCGATGCTTCGGCTGGTGCAGCCGGTCGTCGCATCGGCGCTCGACTACCCGATCCTGGTCCAGGGCACCGCGCCGCGCTCGGCGTTGCTCGCGCAATTCCGCGAGACGCCGCATTCGGTGCTCCTGGCGACGTCGAGCTTCTGGCAGGGCGTGGACGTCGTCGGCGATGCCTTGAGCTGTGTGATCATCGATCGTCTTCCTTTCGCCTCGCCTGGGGATCCGGTCATCGCGGCGCGCATCGATGCGATTGTTCAGCGGGGCGGTGACGGCTTCG
It encodes:
- a CDS encoding ATP-dependent DNA helicase, whose product is MAAAVARVFARGGVLLAEAGTGTGKTLAYLVPAILARQRVLISTGTKNLQEQIFFKDLPILREALRLPFSAVYMKGRGNYLCLHRFAAWRDDVEAGSPADRLYLRLVDDWAATTETGDRAEIQDLPEDVAFWNEIAATVENCVGTQCPERDECFVTLMRQRAAESDVVIVNHHLMCADAAVRQNAHGEVIPDCPLAVIDEAHNLEDVATQYFGFSVSNYRLDELTRDLERLLASRQIADGEGQLGRALNRIDDHARLFFSALGLARHDYPPLADAFTAGGGEDRARVSPDLLEPVREPGRHLLDALTGLEATVALARDSSEDLRAIGRRAAELRDELRFLLDANDRDYVFHLEFRGRGQFLRASPIDVSTLVRHLLLDRFAATVLTSATLTVEGAFTYVRSRLGVERAEELQLPSEFNYREQAILYLPPRMPSPKTREFAQAAAREVVGILTRTQGRAFVLFTSYAMLRLVQPVVASALDYPILVQGTAPRSALLAQFRETPHSVLLATSSFWQGVDVVGDALSCVIIDRLPFASPGDPVIAARIDAIVQRGGDGFADLQVPLAVLTLLQGLGRLIRHRRDRGVLAILDPRITAMPYGRRFLASLPPAPITSDIEDIVEFFADARRPA